The following is a genomic window from Lonchura striata isolate bLonStr1 unplaced genomic scaffold, bLonStr1.mat Scaffold_106, whole genome shotgun sequence.
cgccccccgcctcACCTTCCTCAGCGCTGCCGCCGCTCGCTCCTACGGGGCTCCGCCGCTCTCCGGGCGAGGCGACCCGCAGGGCGCGGGGGCAGGTGGCATGAgacccccccttcccccccccacTTGGCGGGatgctgaggaggaggatgaagacgGTGATGAAGAAGGAGGAATTATCCCTGGCTATGCTCGCCCTCTGTACGTTCTGCCGGGGGGCGGCTCCGTGCTTGGCGTGCGTGTGGGTTTTTTCCgcccccctcccctcctctaCTTCCCCCCTCACGGAAAAGGGGgggataagaaaaaaaaggtcGTCGGGCCCGGCGGGCTGATACAGGCGCGCGGCGCCCGCAGCCGCAccacacacaccacacacacacaaaaagggGACCTGGCCGGCGGAGGGATACCGCTGACGTCACTTCCTGCTGCGCGCAGTGACGTCACGGGGCCGGGCCCTGGGGCGgctgagggagggaaggggacgGGCGGGAAAATGGCGGCGCCGGGTCGCGAcccccgcccgctccccgcGGGTCCTCCCCTCAcggagccgccgctgccgcggTGCCGAGCGGGCTCCGAGGGCTGAGGCCTTGGGGAGCGGCGGGAGGAGCGGCCAGCGCTGCCGAGCGGGAGCTGCGGGCCGGCGCCCCGCGCTGGGAGCGGGCGGCCCGAGAGCCCCTCAGGGCCGGGCGGGCTGTGAGGAGCGGCCAGCCCACACAGCTGACGGGTGCTCGGGGTTCCCCGGACAAAATTTCCTACCTGAGGCCAAATCGTCCAGCTGACGGCGAAAATTCTCCACCTGAGGGCAAAAATCTCCCACCTGGGGCAGGTGTTGGCCTTACCTggatgggttttggggtcagCCCTCCCTGAAAACCCCAGGCGGGGCCCTGGCCAAAATCTCTCACCTGAGACCAAAAACTGTCCACCTGAGCCAGCCCCAAGATGAAGTACAACAGCCCAAAATGGGCggaaacagccccaaaaatgaGGTAAAGCATCCCAAAAAGGGGGGAAACAGCCCAAAAAGTGAGTGAGAAACAgcaaaaattggaaaaataaataatttaaatgttttcaatAATAAGAGAACAATCCAGAAATCATCATTAAAATCTCTTTATTCATAGCAGaaaaatctggggttttttcctcccctgtATTTCTTGGTGGTTCATGGAAAAAGCACGGATGttaaaaaataggaatattttggaaatttcctggaaggaggaaaaaaggcagaTTCCTTTAAAATTCTAtactaaagaaataaataatcgttaattaatatattaattcaCATTAGGGATAACCCAGGAATTAGGAGTGAGATCCTgattttccagagggaaaaaactttatgtctttggattttttaaatttttttttccacacagaaaagccacaaaatatttttaaaagttgctGCAGTCTCTTGGGAGAGAATTCCCtggaaatattcccaaaatcaCGAGGTTTTGAATCAAAACTCCTCCTAGAagcattcccaaaatcccgatTTTTTTCAGCCAAAACTCCTCCCTCCTTTGCtattcccaaattccttctccaggctggaaaaaaaacaaaaaaaaaccaaacaaacaaaaacaaaaaaaaaaaaaaaaaacccaggaaaatttgaaataaaaaggagataTTCGGGGGGTGGGTGGGTAGGGAAGCAGGAATTCCAAGGTGCGAGAAGTTCGGAAGTTTCCCTTGGGAATTTTAAGgtggaattttggaattttgtttttttccggGCCCTGGATCCTCCCCTTGGCTCCTCCTCTCCCAAacccctcccttttccctggatttcCGACCCTTCCCCGGCTGTTTAGCCACAAAAATCCCACGGAATTCCTggagttcccattcccagcccgaTCCAGGATGGGTAagagatcccaaaatccccagcaatcccaaaaaaatcccaaaatcccgggatttgCTGCTTTTGGCTTCCcgagggtgggggggggggggggtgaaagtccagcttttccctgcatttaaatatttaaatattcactGAAAACCCCGTGGGCTTTAATTAAGACCTTGAATTCCTTCATTaaaatccattttccctggaattaaTTGGGAATTTTAAATCCCTAAACTTCTAAAAACTGGGAGAAGCTCCTGGTTTTGCTGCTCAAGAACAGGAAAAacccttggaaaaatccttaaGGATCAGATTTGAGCTTTTCCCTGACATATTCCATATTTTTGGGATAAATCTTTGATTTCCAGgatatttttcctgattttttttttttttttttttttttttttgaggataAAACCTCGGATTTCCAGGAACTTTGACTTTTGGCTCTGAGGAAAAAGTAGGAGGGCCCAAAAACTTGGAAACTGCTTCCATGGGAAATATTGGGAGTTCAAAACTGAGGGAAAATATCAGGAATGTTGGGatcaaacccacccaaaaatgaGGAACTTTTAGCAGGAAAGTGTAGCCCAAAAGTATCAATACTCTAACCAAAACTGTCCTGAATTTCCTGGATATTTTTCATTCCCAAGTGGAATATTTTGAGGAATGTTTTTTGGCTCCAAGTTCCTGGAAGTCAATAAAAAATTTTGGGAATGATTAACACACCTGGAAGGACCTGGGAGCTCCAAAAACTCGGGAATTGTGGAAGGAAATAAATCCTGGAATTATATGTTTAATATGCTCTGAAAAATTAACTCCATACATTTCCTTGggaatttggttttttgggagAAGATTCCTgaaattcctggattttttccattggtttctctgttgttttcattttagtttcaattttttcccaaatttaaTCTGGATTTGCATCCCTAAAACTTGgaatattctgattttaaaCCCTGGAATTCCAaagaaattcccattttttgcaGCCCTTGCTAAAGTCCCAAATTTATCCCTCCTAATCTGACACTTTGGGACAACTCAGGGAGCTAAAAGTTTGGATAAATTCCAGTGGTTTCTTTCCCCTGGAAGAGCAAATCCAAAGCACAAAAATTGGGATAAATTccagggttttttcccccctggaaTGAGCAAATCCATGGCACAAAAACTGGGGACGAGGAGTTGGGAATGGAGAATTCCGTGGATTTAAGGCTGGGAAGTGGGAACGGGGGATTGGCAATGAGGAACCAATGGAAGGCCCCAAATTCCCAGGAATTTTCCAGGAAGTTTGGGCTGCGGGAACGATGGAATTTCGCTCTTTTCCAGCAGGGAAGTGCGGAGCGTGCGGGCCGGGCTACGCCAGCCCTCTGGAGGCCATGAAAGGCAAGTGCTGGGCCAGCATTCCCAAATGCTGGAATTGCTTTGGGATCGGGGCAGAGGCAATGGATGGGAAGCGGGAGAAGCCGGAATTCCGGGCGGTTGATCCCAAAGTGTGCCCGCAGGACCCCGGGAGCGGCTGCTCTACCTGCCCTGCATCTACCGGAACACCGGGATCGGCATTCCCGACTTCCTGGCCACCGTGGATgtggatcccaaatcccctcggTACTGCCAGGTATGGGGCGGGAGAGCCCAGGGGAACCGGGGAATCTGGGATCCTGAATCGGGGAAATTTGGGACAATCTGGGATCCTGACTCTGGGGGAATCGGGGAATCTGGGATCCTGAATCGGGGGAATTTGGGACAATCTGGGATCCTGAATCGGGAATCTGGGATCCTGAATCGGGGAATCTGGGACAATCTGGGATCCTGACTCTGGGGGAATCTGGGATCCTGAATCTGGGAATCTGGGATCCTGAATCGGGGGAATCTGGGAATCTGGGATCCTGAATCTGGGGGAATCTGGGATCCTGACTCTGGGAATCTGGGACAATCTGCGATCCTGACTCTGGGGGAATCTGGGATCCTGACTCTGGGAATCTGGGATCCTGAATCTGGGGGAATCTGGGATCCTGAAtctggggaatctgggaatctGGGATCCTGAATCGGGGGAATCTGGGAATCTGGGATCCTGACTCTGGGAATCTGGGATCCTGAATCTGGGGGAATCTGGGATCCTGAATCGGGGGAATCTGGGAATCTGGGATCCTGAATTGGGGGAATCTGGGATCCTGAATCTGGGGGAATCTGGGATCCTGAATCTGGGAATCTGGGATCCTGAATCGGGGAGAATCTGGGATCCTGAATCTGGGGGAATCTGGGATCCTGACTCTGGGGGAATCTGGGACAATCTGGGATCCTGAATCTGGGGGAATCTGGGAATCTGGGATCCTGACTCTGGGAAATCTGAGATCCTCAATCTGGGGGAATCTGGGAACCTGAATCTGGGAAATTTGGGACAATCTGGGATCCTGAATCTGGGAGAGTCTGGGATCCTGAATCTGGGGGAATCTGGGATCCTGACTCTGGGAGAATTGGGGAATCTGGGATCCTGAAtctgggaaatttgggatccTGAATCTGGGAGAATCTGGGATCCTGAATCTGGGGGGATCTGGGAATCTGGGATCCTGAATCTGGGGGAATCTGGGATCCTGAATCTGGGGGAATCAGGGAATCTGGGATCCTGAATCTGGGGGGATCTGGGAATCTGGGATCCTGAATCTGGGGGAATCCGGGAGAACCTGGCATCCCAAACTCGGGAAAAACCAGGACCTCAAATCCTCCCCCAGCACTGGAAATCCCCAGAATTCCAGGAAAATCCAGGAGCTGGATCCCTGCTTTTCCAGGTAATCCACCGCCTGCCCATGCCCAACGTGGGGGACGAGCTGCACCACTCGGGCTGGAAcgcctgcagcagctgccacagcgATCCCACAAAATCCAGGAATTTCCTGATCCTTCCCAGCCTCATCTCCTCCCGCATCTACATCGTGGACGTGGGAGCCGATCCCAGGGCTCCCAAACTCCACAAGGTTTggaatttcccccttttttcctgcttttcccccacttttttttccctcatttcatCCTTTTATCCCAAttgcttcctcttttccctctttatttCCTGGTTTATTCTCTGGTTTTTcaattcttttccattttttctcttttttccccttttttcccctcttttcccttcAAACATTCCCACAAACCTTTGCCcacaaatccccatttcccccccagcCTGATTTCCaggaattttcccatttttccccattccaggtggtggaagctgaggatttttccccatttttccccattgcaggtgctggaagctgaggatttttccccattttccccatttttccccattgcaggtggtggaagctgaggatttttcccatttttcccatttttccccattgcaggtgctggaagctgaggatttttccccatttttcccattttccccattgcaggtggtggaagctgaggatttttccccattttccccatttttccccattgcaggtgctggaagctgaggatttttccccattttcccatttttccccattgcaggtggtggaagctgaggatttttccccatttttcccatttttcccattttccccattttccccattgcaggtggtggaagctgaggatttttccccatttttcccatttttcccattttccccattttccccattgcaggtggtggaagctgaggatttttccccatttttccccattgcaggtgctggaagctgaggatttttccccattttcccatttttccccattgcaggtgctggaagctgaggatttttccccatttttcccatttttcccatttttccccattgcaggtggtggaagctgaggatttttccccatttttcccatttttccccattgcaggtgctggaagctgaggatttttccccatttttcccatttttccccatttttccccattgcaggtggtggaagctgaggatttttccccatttttcccatttttccccattgcaggtggtggaagctgaggatttttccccatttttcccattttccccattgcaggtgctggaagctgaggatttttccccatttttcccatttttcccatttttcccatttttccccattccagGTGGTGGAAGCCGAGGAGCTGGCCCGGAAGGGGAACGCTGCATTCCCACACACTTCCCACTGCCTGGGCTCCGGGGAAATCCTCATCAGCTGCCTGGGGGATCCTGATGGCAACGGAAAAGGTTTGGAATTCCTCCAAATTCCATAAAAACACCCCCAGGGATTCACTTCCCTGCAAAATTCTGCAAAATCCATGGAATATCTGGaattttcctgaaatttttAGCACATTCCTACAGGTTTTTATTGATTTCCCAGGCTGTTTATAtgttttgtttaataaaaaaggaaagttaatataaataatttgcTTTAGTTAAAGCAAAATAGTTTGaggaattattattattattattattatagaaaaatataaaatcctaggaaattatttttattaccaataataaaataatgggaaataattttaggaactatttttattattggtgagtataatagtaataataataataataataataataataataatgtgtaaataaaacatttgcttTATTACAAGTTCTATAAATCTCTCCAAACtcctttttttgggaattttttccagGCACTTTCATCCTCCTGGATGGAGAAACCTTCGAAGTGaaaggaaattgggaaaaaggaggaaaaatcccCAGTTTGGGCTACGACTTCTGGTACCAGCCCCGGCACAACGTCCTGCTCAGCACCGAGTGGGGCGTTCCCAAAATCCTGGCCCAGGGATTCgatcccagggatgtggagaAAGGTCAGTGGGAAATCTGGGAAATATATTCAGAGTAAAACAAGGTACAgcacaaagcaacaacaaaatggAGACGTAACAATACCTTGTCTGTGCTCCGCATGGAGGTGCGAGTAATCCATTTCTGAGAGCAGAAACTCattaaaaatccaatttttgaCAGTCAAAACTCCTAAAAAAAGTCCACATTTCGGGTggaaattcctaaaaaaaaaaaaaatccgaaCTTTGACCTTACAAACCCCTCCAAAATTCAATTTCCCACCTCTAAAAccctttaaaaaatcccaatttttttttttataaatcctGCTTTTACCCCCGTTTCACCTCCCAGCCGTTGCAAATCCCGTGGAACCTCGGGATTCTGGGAAGGTCTCCCCTTTTCCAGGGCACTACGGGCGCCGCATCAACGTGTGGGACTGGAGCGGGCGgcgcctggagcaggagctggatcTGGGCCCGGGATCCATCCCGCTGGAAATCCGCTTCCTGCACGAGCCCGGCGCGGCCCAGGGCTTCGTGGGCTGCGCCCTGAGCGGCCACATCCAGCGCTTCCACAGGAACTCGGTGAATTCCCGGGATTCCGGCCCGAGCGGGGCTCTTTTCCCTGGGGTTCCTGGAATTTCCGGGGATTTTTCCGTGGTTTCCTTGCTCTGAGCGAGGACATCCACAGGTGCCACAAAAATTCAGCGAATCCCCGGGAATTCGGGCAGAACCTGCAGGACCTGGGGCTTTTTCCATGGAATTCCTGGGGTTTCAGGGGAATCTCCCAGGTTTTATCGCCATGGGACGGGGTGGATATTCCATgggtttggggaattttgggataataATTCCATGTTTTCTGTCGCTcaggaaggaaaatgggaagcAGAGAAGGTGATAGAGGTGCCCAGCAAGAAAGTCCAAGGATGGCTCCTCCCAGAAATGCCAGGTCAGtgggagaaatttgggaagaatttGGGAATCTTCTCACAGATCCAGAGGGGATTTTGGCAGAGTTCTATCCTTAAATggcaaaaattccaaatattggggttttttggggggagaatTTTAGGATGAGCAAAGGAACCCCAGAGTGGGATCTGCTCTGTGCTTGGGGGTGGGATTTTCCAGGAAAATCCTTGGAATTTGAGCCTGGATTTGCTCAGGAATGgtcctgggaatgctggagaGCCTTGGAACAATTCCCAAGGTTGATGTTCCACAAAAATCCTTGGAATTTGCATCTGAATTGGTTccatcctttttttctctccataaaGTCCCTGGAATTTGGGTCTGGATTTCCTCAGGAATTGTAGGAATTCCCTCAGGAATTCCGGAGTAATTCCCAAGGTTGACGTTGTTCCTCCCATCTCCTTCCCAACCCCATTTCTTGGCATTTCCACATGGGAATTTGGGGACTTTTGGGATTCTCTCTGCTCCCATTCCCTGATTTTCCTCTGGAATTCCCTTGGGAAGGGCTGATCACGGATATCCTGATTTCCCTGGACGACAGATTCCTGTATTTCAGCAACTGGATCCACGGGGACGTGCGGCAGTACGACATCTccgaccccaaaaatcccaaactggtggggcaggtgagggaaaaattcccaaaaaacccaactcccGTGGCTTTGAAGGGATTCGTTCCgattttccatggatttttttccatggttTTCCAGGTTTTTGTGGGAGGCAGCATCTCCAAAGGGGGAGCTGTGACCGTGCTGGAAGATCAGGAATTGCAGGATCAGCCCGAGCCGTGCGTGAtccaggtgaacattcccaAACTTTCTTCCCGATTCTTCCCAGATTTTTGGAAATTCCCAACACTCAACATCCCTCCTGAGGTTGTTCTCACCTGGGTTTTCCTTCCTTAGGGATGGGTTTCGTCCCTGAAATCCcgattttcccttggaaaaaaatagaaattaagaaatttggggaaatatTCCCAGATTTCCCACTTCAACTATTAATTGATAGATTTTCATGGAAAATTCTGGGATGGGGAATCAAAAATCTCTTGGACACCCCCAGGGCAAGGAAATGCTGGAATTTTCACCCCTGGAATTGTTGGAAAATCTTTTGGGGAGTGAGGATGGGACAAAAAAGAACCAGAAAAGAGAATTCATgccaaaaattgggaaaaacccTTGGATTTGATGATTCTCCCACAGGGTTTTCCCAACCTTAATAACTCCAGAATCCTCTAAAAAAATCCCGGAGAATTCCAAACCCTTCCTCCTGTATTCCCTGACTCATCTCCAACCACTCCAGTGCTCCCGTCCCGAggtgaaaattcccaaaaacttccattttctccccaaagCTGGGGATGGGATTTTCCAGGATTCAGGGGAAGTGGATCCGGGATTTTCGGGATCCAGGGGAAGCGGATCCCGGGGATGGGGGGGGATGGGCCGCTCCTGACTCCAGGATTTTCCGGGATTTTCCGGATTTTCGGGATCCAGGGGAAGCGGATCCGGGGGGGGGGATGGGCCGCTCCTGACTCCGGGATTTTCCGGATTTTCGGGATTTTCGGGATCCAGGGGAAGCGGATcccgggggggggaggggctgcTCCTGACTCCAGGATTTTCCGGGATTTTCGGGATTTTCGGGATCCAGGGGAAGCGGATcccgggggggggaggggctgcTCCTGACTCCGGGATTTTCCGGGATTTCCCGGATTTTCGGGATTTTCGGGATCCAGGGGAAGCGGATCCCGGGGATGGGCCGCTCCTGACTCCGGGATTTTCGGGATTTCccggatttttgggattttcggGATCCAGGGGAAGCGGATCCCGGGGATGGGCTGCTCCTGATCCGGGATTTCCCGGATTTTCGGGATCCAGGGGAAGCGGATCCCGGGGATGGGCCGCTCCTGACTCCGGGATTTTCCGGGATTTTCCGGGATTTCCGGGATTTTCGGGATCCAGGGGAAGCGGATCCCGGGGGGGGATGGGCCGCTCCTGATCCGGGATTTTCCGGGATTTCCCGGATTTCCCGGATTTTCGGGATCCAGGGGAAGCGGATCCCGGGGGGGCCGCagatgctgcagctcagcctggaCGGGCGGCGCCTCTACGTGACCACGTCGCTGTTCAGCGCCTGGGACCGGCAGTTCTACCCCGACCTCATCGAGTGAGTATCGATTATTGGGTATTGATTATCAGCTATTGATTATTGGGTATTGGTTATTGATCGTCGAGCTGGTTGTTGATTACTGATGCAATTATTGACCAGCAGTTCTACCCCAGCCTGATTGTGGGAGTACTGATCACTGATTAGTGATTACTGATCACCGATCTGATTATTGGTTATTGATCATTGATCTGATTATTGATTACTGATCTAGTTATTGATTACTGATCTGATTACTGATTACCGATCAGGCATCAATTGCTGATCGACTGAGCAGTCAATAACAGCCTGTTGGTTATCATTGGTTACTGATTATTATTGATTATTCATTATTAATTGGTTGTTAGTCGGTAATTCAGTGGTTATTAGTTGATTGTTAAATGGCAGTTAATTGATTGCTAATCATTGCAACATCGCTGGTTATTGCAATATTGCTCATTATTGCATTATTGCCAATGATAACTTGTTATTGATTGATGATTGATTCCGTTGTCATCACATCAGCCAAGGCTTTTCCCAGCTCCTTAGTCTTTTCCCGatccatttttcccttttcctggtgTTCGCAGGGAGGGCtcggtgctgctgcagctggacgTGGACACGGAGCGGGGGGGGCTGGCTGTGAATCCCGAATTcctgctggattttgggaaggagcCGGGCGGGCCCTGCCTGGCGCACGAGGTGCGCTACCCGGGGGGGGACTGCACCTCCGACATCTGGCTGTgatccgggaattccgggaattccgggaattccggggatTCCGGGAATGGGGACTGCACCTCCGACATCTGGCTGTGATCCCGGGATTCCCGGAATTCCGGGGattctgggaatggggactgcaCCTCCGACATCTGGCTGTGATCCCGGGATTCCCaaaattccgggaattccgggaatggGGACTGCACCTCCGACATCTGGCTGTGAtccgggaattcccaaaattccgggaattccgggaatggGGACTGCACCTCCGACATCTGGCTGTgatccgggaattccgggaattccgggaattctgggaatggggactgcaCCTCCGACATCTGGCTGTgatccgggaattccgggaattccggggattctgggaatggggactgcaCCTCTGACATCTGGCTGTGATCCCGGGATtccgggaattctgggaattctgggaatggggactgcaCCTCCGACATCTGGCTGTGATCCCGGGATtccgggaattctgggaattctgggaatggggactgcaCCTCCGACATCTGGCTGTgatccgggaattccgggaattccggggattctgggaatggggactgcaCCTCCGACATCTGGCTGTgatccgggaattccgggaattccggggattctgggaatggggactgcaCCTCCGACATCTGGCTGTgatccgggaattccgggaattccggggattctgggaatggggactgcaCCTCTGACATCTGGCTGTGATCCCGGGATtccgggaattctgggaattctgggaatggggactgcaCCTCCGACATCTGGCTGTGATCCCGGGATTCCCAAAATTCTGGGAATTCCGGGGattctgggaatggggactgcaCCTCCGACATCTGGCTGTGATCCCGGGATTCCCAAAATTCTGGGAATTCCGGGGattctgggaatggggactgcaCCTCCGACATCTGGCTGTgatccgggaattccgggaattccgggaattccgggaatggGGACTGCACCTCCGACATCTGGCTGTGAtccgggaattcccaaaattccgggaattctgggaatggggactgcaCCTCCGACATCTGGCTGTGATCCCGGGATTCCCAAAATTCCGGGAATTCTGGGGATTCCGGGAATGGGGACTGCACCTCCGACATCTGGCTGTGATCCCGGGATTCCCaaaattccgggaattccgggaatggGGACTGCACCTGTGACATCTGGCTGTGAtccgggaattcccaaaattctgggaatggggactgcaCCTCCGACATCTGGCTGTGATCCCGGGATTCCCAAAATtccgggaattctgggaatggggactgcaCCTCCGACATCTGGCTGTGATCCCGGGATTCCCAAAATtccgggaattctgggaatggggactgcaCCTCGACATCTGGCTGTGATCCCGGGATTCCCaaaattccgggaattccgggaatggGGACTGCACCTCCGACATCTGGCTGTGATCCCGGGATtccgggaattctgggaatggggactgcaCCTCCGACATCTGGCTGTGATCCCGGGATTCCCAAAATtccgggaattctgggaattctgggaatggggactgcaCCTCCGACATCTGGCTGTGATCCCGggattccgggaattccgggaattccgggaatggGGACTGCACCTCCGACATCTGGCTGTGAtccgggaattcccaaaattctgggaattctgggaatggggactgcaCCTCCGACATCTGGCTGTGAtccgggaattcccaaaattctgggaattctgggaatggggactgcaCCTCCGACATCTGGCTGTGAtccgggaattcccaaaattctgggaattctgggaatggggactgcaCCTCCGACATCTGGCTGTGATCCCACTGGAATTCCAGGAATgtttgggaatgtgggaatgggggATTGCACCTCCAACACCCGTCTGTGATccagggaatttgggaatttgggaattcaggGACTGCACACCCAGCAGTGAATTTCTGATCCCAGGAAATTCAGGatttatcccatttttcccccatcctttcctctctccatccatttcccagggaatttggggtgccTAGGATTTTATCcactcccaaaattcctatgCCAGATCAGCCCCTCCTAAAAATCACATCGGATGTTGCTAAtcaaaaatcccaataaatttCCCCTTGCAGCAGATGAATTTCATTTCCTTAGGGTTATTGGgaatttttggcattttttggcTTAAACAACCATGTCATTATCagacatttttacatttttctcttgtATAGAGATAAGATAGGGATAAAAAAGGGAcagaatagaaataaaatataaattaaataggGATGAAATAGAGGTAAAGTGTGGGAAAATAGAggaggaaacagaaaagaatTACCATAAAATACGGAAAAAATAGGGATGAAATGGGGATAAAATAGTGATGAAATCCAGCCCTGGAAGCAAACCCCCGGGAAAAGAACCAGCGCCGGGAATTTCTCCCGGACACTTCCAGcgatccccgcccggccccgcccggcctgGCCCGGGGAAttcccggccccgctgccgcccgcagcccccgccggGATTGGTTTGTCCCGGGATTTTTCCGGGAATGAGCCTCGGGAAGCTGCGGCTGATGCAGGGAAAAACTTTATTGATTGACtgcagggaaagcagagcagccCGGGGAGCGGGACGGGAGAGGGACGGGAGCGGGATGGGAGAGGGACGGGAGAGGG
Proteins encoded in this region:
- the LOC144248403 gene encoding methanethiol oxidase-like — protein: MAGKCGACGPGYASPLEAMKGPRERLLYLPCIYRNTGIGIPDFLATVDVDPKSPRYCQVIHRLPMPNVGDELHHSGWNACSSCHSDPTKSRNFLILPSLISSRIYIVDVGADPRAPKLHKVVEAEELARKGNAAFPHTSHCLGSGEILISCLGDPDGNGKGTFILLDGETFEVKGNWEKGGKIPSLGYDFWYQPRHNVLLSTEWGVPKILAQGFDPRDVEKGHYGRRINVWDWSGRRLEQELDLGPGSIPLEIRFLHEPGAAQGFVGCALSGHIQRFHRNSEGKWEAEKVIEVPSKKVQGWLLPEMPGLITDILISLDDRFLYFSNWIHGDVRQYDISDPKNPKLVGQVFVGGSISKGGAVTVLEDQELQDQPEPCVIQGKRIPGGPQMLQLSLDGRRLYVTTSLFSAWDRQFYPDLIEEGSVLLQLDVDTERGGLAVNPEFLLDFGKEPGGPCLAHEVRYPGGDCTSDIWL